A window of the Elgaria multicarinata webbii isolate HBS135686 ecotype San Diego chromosome 22, rElgMul1.1.pri, whole genome shotgun sequence genome harbors these coding sequences:
- the TMIGD1 gene encoding transmembrane and immunoglobulin domain-containing protein 1, which translates to MTDPFVPPFCHRFCSECVQMASRGIASLHFGAALFVFTFLPCAVTGTELAINGKTTDFRLPTEPGLAQSLWCTVRDPSQPQELLWFRENKKVKLQDGNKVNASNICVSPVTVDDNGVSFTCQLARNASAQISVMLDVMFEPILSGDDLSSVQEEEDVTLNCHARANPPAQMRWYKGNSSLTLESSRYWVSQTSGLFQLVIQRVQKSDGGIYTCMAETDSRNETWDFHLVVTDRTLPFPTEAVIMAAVVVVLTALFAVVARRERIIKCFKKESTSPNNTAL; encoded by the exons ATGACGGACCCTTTTGTTCCTCCTTTCTGCCACAGGTTCTGCTCAGAGTGCGTCCAGATGGCCTCAAGGGGGATAGCAAGCCTTCATTTCGGAGCTGCGCTCTTTGTGTTCACATTTCTGCCTTGCGCTGTCACAG GCACAGAACTAGCCATCAATGGCAAGACCACTGACTTTCGGCTGCCAACGGAGCCAGGCCTGGCACAGTCCCTCTGGTGCACAGTGCGGGATCCCAGCCAGCCACAGGAGTTGCTGTGGTTCCGGGAGAACAAGAAGGTCAAACTGCAGGACGGGAACAAAGTCAACGCCAGCAACATCTGCGTCTCCCCTGTCACCGTCGACGACAATGGCGTCTCCTTCACCTGCCAGCTGGCCCGAAATGCATCCGCACAGATCTCCGTGATGCTGGACGTCATGT TCGAACCCATCCTAAGTGGAGACGATCTTTCCTCTGTGCAAGAAGAAGAGGACGTGACGCTCAATTGCCACGCAAGGGCGAACCCTCCAGCCCAGATGAGGTGGTATAAAGGCAACAGCTCCCTGACCTTGGAGAGTTCCCGTTACTGGGTTTCCCAGACCAGCGGGCTCTTCCAGCTGGTGATTCAGAGGGTCCAGAAATCTGATGGCGGGATATACACCTGCATGGCTGAAACTGACAGCAGAAACGAGACTTGGGATTTCCACCTGGTGGTCACAG ACAGGACGCTTCCTTTCCCAACCGAGGCCGTCATCATGGCAGCCGTAGTGGTTGTGCTCACGGCCCTCTTCGCTGTCGTGGCTCGGCGAGAGAGGATCATCAAG